One region of Thiomonas intermedia genomic DNA includes:
- a CDS encoding MliC family protein — protein sequence MNRHNPSSVVHPSLRLGAALVALGALALAGCATPVNLNQPVPVQQLNPPTPRETAPPSTYAPVTPQTTQPPQSEAQPLAPSSPITVQPLGPSGVAPAASAPGAAAAPSSPAQAESAPPSSASTLPPGAVRFNCQDGSSFIATFGDVSVTLQTALGNLTLDQTVSADGARYRNSAFQVWFKGRQATVTNFLQNTNTVCQQQ from the coding sequence ATGAACCGCCACAACCCATCGTCTGTCGTCCATCCTTCCCTGCGCCTCGGTGCGGCGCTCGTAGCGCTGGGTGCCCTGGCCCTGGCGGGATGTGCGACACCGGTCAATCTCAACCAGCCCGTGCCGGTGCAGCAGCTCAACCCGCCCACTCCTCGCGAGACGGCGCCGCCCTCGACCTACGCGCCCGTGACGCCGCAGACGACCCAGCCGCCGCAAAGCGAAGCGCAGCCCCTGGCGCCCAGTTCGCCCATCACCGTGCAGCCGCTCGGGCCTTCGGGCGTGGCGCCCGCCGCCAGTGCGCCGGGCGCTGCCGCAGCACCGTCTTCGCCTGCGCAGGCCGAGTCGGCGCCGCCATCGAGCGCTTCGACCCTGCCGCCCGGAGCCGTGCGATTCAACTGCCAGGACGGCAGTTCTTTCATCGCCACCTTCGGCGATGTGTCCGTCACCCTGCAGACGGCGCTGGGCAACCTGACCCTGGATCAGACGGTCTCCGCCGACGGCGCGCGCTACCGCAACAGCGCCTTCCAGGTCTGGTTCAAGGGACGCCAGGCCACCGTGACCAACTTCCTGCAAAACACCAATACGGTGTGCCAGCAGCAGTAA
- a CDS encoding DNA internalization-related competence protein ComEC/Rec2 produces MPTFALAVLLGCALQTAQASLWPRPIYTALLVAGATGALGLLGWLSRREGRPQRRRFMRLLAQAALALSGALLAFGAAGWRAHPLLADRLDPSLESQVVQVRGVVTGLPVLYPEATRFVLDVTQAPPGVPGRLSLSWYARQTRSGPAEAPPRVHPGQIWQFSVRLKRPHGYANPGGNDAELTLFREGIGATGTVSRMGAPPQLLGQRRTPANWIAQLRDHLRQRMTAALQQPPAPTAGPPQGGSGPLGGQRTSGSVGATPSAGTVIALALGDQASITARDWATYRVTGVAHLMSISGLHITLLAWLALRLIDGLWRQTARLRRPWTLVLPAPTVAAWGALGVATAYALIAGWGVPAQRTLLMLAVVLVLRQRGLRADWRDVMALALTVVLLWDPWAVRQAGFWLSFVAVGMLFVAADRRHPELVTAKGDRPSWLQRGWTHVREASRTQWVATLALLPLTLLFFQQIAVLSPLANALAIPVVTLGVAPLAVGGLLLPSPLDAWVWRFAAWVQQGLDVALRHLADWPLAQWHAAAPDAVTLGLAALGVLALALPWGWRLRTPGLLLLLPLASNPGTAPGTGEMELWFADVGQGMAVVVRTARHTLLYDTGPQQAPGVDSGSRVLLPLLHSLGVRHLDRVVVSHDDSDHAGGAASIARAHPEADLLTSAEPQAAADYGLGAPQPCAAGQRWTWDGVDFQVVSPLPEASARNDNARSCVLHVIAGGASVLLTGDIDQTQERLLQQAGRLPYADVLLVPHHGSKTSSSDALLDTVMPRAAVVQAGYRNPHGHPHPDVAARYTDRGIPLWRTDLQGALLWRDRAPDTFAAWREARPNYWREPPPPRDPHAKP; encoded by the coding sequence TTGCCGACCTTTGCCCTTGCCGTCCTGCTGGGCTGTGCGCTGCAGACCGCGCAGGCCTCGCTCTGGCCGCGGCCGATTTACACCGCGCTGCTGGTTGCCGGAGCCACGGGAGCCCTTGGTCTGCTGGGTTGGCTGAGCCGCCGCGAAGGTCGGCCGCAGCGGCGGCGCTTCATGCGGCTCCTGGCGCAAGCCGCCCTCGCTCTCAGCGGGGCTCTGCTGGCCTTCGGGGCGGCGGGGTGGCGCGCCCACCCCCTGTTGGCCGACAGGCTGGACCCGTCGCTGGAGTCTCAGGTCGTGCAGGTGCGCGGCGTGGTCACCGGCCTGCCCGTGCTCTATCCGGAGGCCACGCGCTTCGTCCTCGACGTCACCCAGGCCCCACCCGGCGTGCCGGGCAGGCTGTCGCTGAGCTGGTATGCCAGGCAGACGCGCAGCGGCCCCGCCGAGGCGCCGCCCCGCGTGCATCCGGGCCAGATCTGGCAGTTCTCCGTGCGCCTGAAGCGCCCGCACGGCTATGCCAACCCGGGCGGCAACGATGCCGAACTGACCCTGTTCCGAGAGGGTATCGGCGCCACCGGCACGGTCAGCCGGATGGGCGCGCCCCCGCAGTTGCTCGGCCAGCGCCGCACCCCCGCCAACTGGATCGCGCAACTGCGCGACCACCTTCGCCAGCGCATGACAGCCGCACTGCAGCAACCCCCCGCCCCCACCGCAGGGCCGCCCCAAGGCGGGAGCGGCCCCCTCGGAGGACAGCGAACGTCAGGGAGCGTGGGGGCAACACCGTCCGCAGGCACCGTGATCGCGCTGGCGCTGGGCGACCAGGCCTCCATCACCGCCCGCGACTGGGCCACTTACCGCGTCACCGGGGTCGCCCATCTGATGAGCATCTCGGGTCTGCACATCACGCTGCTGGCGTGGCTGGCGCTGCGGCTGATCGACGGTCTCTGGCGCCAAACGGCCCGCCTGCGCCGCCCGTGGACGCTCGTCCTGCCCGCGCCCACCGTGGCGGCCTGGGGTGCGCTGGGCGTGGCCACGGCCTATGCCCTGATCGCCGGCTGGGGCGTGCCCGCGCAGCGCACCCTGCTCATGCTCGCGGTGGTGCTGGTCCTGCGCCAGCGCGGGCTGCGCGCGGACTGGCGCGACGTGATGGCGCTGGCGCTGACGGTCGTGCTGCTGTGGGACCCGTGGGCGGTGCGGCAGGCCGGGTTCTGGCTGTCCTTCGTCGCGGTGGGCATGCTGTTTGTCGCCGCCGACCGCAGGCACCCCGAGCTCGTGACGGCCAAGGGCGACCGGCCGTCCTGGCTGCAGCGGGGCTGGACGCATGTGCGCGAGGCCAGCCGTACGCAGTGGGTGGCCACCCTGGCGCTGCTGCCGCTCACGCTGCTGTTCTTCCAGCAGATCGCGGTGCTCTCGCCGCTGGCTAATGCCCTGGCCATTCCCGTCGTCACCCTGGGCGTGGCGCCCCTGGCGGTGGGCGGCCTGCTGCTGCCCTCCCCGCTGGATGCCTGGGTCTGGCGGTTCGCCGCCTGGGTGCAGCAAGGACTGGATGTCGCGCTGCGTCATCTGGCCGACTGGCCCCTGGCGCAATGGCATGCCGCCGCGCCCGACGCCGTCACCCTGGGCCTGGCCGCGCTGGGCGTGCTGGCGCTGGCGCTGCCGTGGGGATGGCGGCTGCGCACGCCCGGGCTGCTTCTCCTCCTCCCCCTGGCCAGCAACCCCGGCACCGCGCCCGGAACCGGCGAGATGGAGCTGTGGTTCGCCGATGTCGGCCAGGGCATGGCGGTGGTCGTGCGCACGGCGCGGCACACCCTGCTGTATGACACCGGACCGCAGCAGGCGCCCGGTGTGGACTCGGGCAGCCGCGTGCTGCTGCCCCTGCTCCACAGCCTGGGCGTGCGCCATCTCGACCGCGTGGTGGTGAGCCACGATGACAGCGACCACGCGGGCGGCGCAGCCTCGATCGCCCGCGCCCACCCCGAGGCCGACCTGCTCACCTCGGCCGAGCCGCAGGCCGCCGCGGACTATGGGCTGGGCGCCCCGCAGCCCTGCGCGGCCGGTCAGCGCTGGACGTGGGACGGCGTCGACTTCCAGGTCGTCAGTCCCCTGCCCGAAGCGTCGGCCCGCAACGACAACGCCCGCTCCTGCGTGCTGCACGTGATCGCGGGCGGCGCCTCGGTGCTGCTCACCGGCGACATCGACCAGACGCAGGAGCGCCTGCTGCAGCAGGCCGGACGGCTGCCCTATGCCGATGTGCTGCTGGTGCCGCACCACGGCAGCAAGACCTCGTCGAGCGACGCCCTGCTCGACACGGTCATGCCGCGGGCCGCCGTGGTGCAAGCGGGCTACCGCAATCCCCACGGCCATCCCCACCCGGATGTAGCGGCACGTTACACGGATCGGGGCATCCCCCTCTGGCGCACCGATCTGCAGGGTGCTCTGCTATGGCGCGACCGCGCGCCAGACACCTTCGCCGCCTGGCGCGAGGCCCGGCCGAACTACTGGAGAGAGCCCCCGCCCCCACGCGACCCCCACGCCAAGCCTTGA
- a CDS encoding circularly permuted type 2 ATP-grasp protein, with the protein MRFYDEMTPEGGGVRPHYAQYAQWLAQQPPDTIRAKREEAEVIFRRVGITFAVYGDQAGTERLIPFDLIPRIIPAAEWKHLEAGLKQRVTALNRFIHDVYHDQEILKAGIVPTEQVYGNAQFRPEMMGIDLPHHVYAQIAGIDIVRAENAQGEGEYFVLEDNLRVPSGVSYMLENRRMMMRLFPELFARHGIAPVAHYPDLLLEKLRAVAPSSVSEPTVVVLTPGMYNSAYFEHAFLAQQMGVELVEGQDLFVKDDFVYMRTTQGPQRVDVIYRRVDDDFLDPKVFRADSSLGCAGLMSAYRAGNVNLANAIGTGVADDKSIYPYVPRMIEFYLGETPLLHNVPTRMCREPESLAYVLEHLPELVVKEVHGAGGYGMLVGPASTQAEIAAFAEKIKANPHHYIAQPTLALSTCPTYVESGIAPRHLDLRPFVLSGKTVSIVPGGLTRVALAEGSLVVNSSQGGGTKDTWVLEK; encoded by the coding sequence ATGCGCTTTTACGATGAAATGACCCCCGAAGGCGGCGGCGTGCGCCCGCATTACGCGCAGTATGCCCAGTGGCTGGCGCAGCAACCGCCCGACACCATCCGCGCTAAGCGCGAGGAGGCCGAAGTCATCTTCCGGCGGGTGGGCATCACCTTTGCCGTCTACGGCGACCAGGCGGGCACCGAGCGGCTCATTCCCTTCGACCTGATTCCGCGCATCATTCCCGCGGCCGAATGGAAGCATCTCGAAGCCGGGCTGAAGCAGCGCGTCACCGCGCTCAACCGCTTCATCCACGACGTCTATCACGACCAGGAAATCCTCAAGGCCGGCATCGTGCCGACCGAACAGGTCTATGGCAACGCCCAGTTCCGCCCCGAAATGATGGGCATCGATCTGCCGCATCACGTCTACGCGCAGATTGCCGGCATCGACATCGTGCGCGCCGAAAACGCCCAGGGTGAAGGTGAATACTTCGTGCTCGAAGACAATCTGCGCGTGCCCTCCGGGGTAAGTTATATGCTGGAGAACCGCCGCATGATGATGCGTCTGTTCCCCGAGCTGTTCGCCCGCCACGGCATCGCCCCGGTGGCGCACTATCCCGATCTGCTGCTGGAAAAGCTGCGCGCCGTGGCCCCGTCCAGCGTGAGCGAACCCACCGTGGTCGTGCTCACGCCGGGCATGTACAACTCGGCATACTTCGAACACGCCTTCCTCGCCCAGCAGATGGGCGTGGAGCTGGTCGAAGGCCAAGACCTGTTCGTCAAGGACGACTTCGTCTACATGCGCACCACCCAGGGCCCGCAGCGGGTGGACGTGATCTACCGCCGCGTCGACGACGACTTCCTCGACCCCAAGGTGTTCCGCGCCGACTCCTCGCTGGGCTGCGCCGGGCTGATGAGCGCCTACCGCGCGGGCAACGTCAATCTGGCCAACGCCATCGGCACCGGGGTGGCCGACGACAAGTCGATCTACCCCTATGTGCCGCGCATGATCGAGTTCTACCTGGGCGAGACGCCGCTGCTGCACAACGTGCCCACCCGCATGTGCCGCGAGCCCGAAAGCCTGGCCTATGTGCTGGAGCACCTGCCCGAACTGGTGGTCAAGGAGGTGCACGGCGCCGGGGGCTACGGCATGCTGGTCGGCCCGGCCTCCACCCAGGCCGAGATCGCCGCGTTCGCCGAGAAGATCAAGGCCAACCCCCATCACTACATCGCCCAGCCCACGCTGGCCCTGTCCACCTGTCCCACCTATGTCGAGTCGGGCATCGCGCCGCGCCACCTCGATCTGCGGCCCTTCGTGCTGTCGGGCAAGACCGTGTCCATCGTGCCCGGCGGACTCACCCGGGTGGCGCTGGCCGAAGGCTCGCTGGTCGTCAATTCCTCTCAGGGCGGCGGCACCAAAGACACCTGGGTGCTGGAAAAGTAG
- a CDS encoding alpha-E domain-containing protein: MLSRTADHLFWMARYTERAENTARMLDVHVQSALLPQGAEAMQLGWRGLLGISELTSAYTERFGAIDADKVLDFMVCDTSNPSSIQSCLRAARENARAVRGAITTEVWETVNQTWLESQRLLTKGLCGQDPAQFFEWVKYRSHLSRGVTSGTMLQDEAYHFLRIGTFLERADNTARLLDVKFHALQSDFYGSSGGRLQEHDFYHWSGVLRSVSGFEVYRKVYRDVITPERVAGLLILRPDMPRSLTACMTAVNNHLQAVANPQSRETLRRAGLLNAQLQFGRLDDIMATGLHAYLTHFLERINDLGVGISQDFLAA, from the coding sequence ATGCTCAGCCGCACCGCCGACCACCTGTTCTGGATGGCACGCTACACCGAACGCGCCGAAAACACCGCCCGCATGCTCGACGTGCATGTGCAGTCGGCCCTGCTGCCGCAGGGTGCCGAGGCCATGCAACTGGGCTGGCGCGGCCTGCTGGGCATCTCCGAGCTGACCTCGGCCTATACCGAGCGCTTTGGCGCCATCGACGCCGACAAGGTGCTCGACTTCATGGTGTGCGACACCAGCAACCCGTCCTCGATCCAGAGTTGCCTTCGGGCCGCGCGCGAAAACGCCCGCGCGGTGCGCGGCGCCATCACCACCGAGGTGTGGGAGACGGTCAACCAGACCTGGCTCGAATCGCAGCGTCTGCTGACCAAGGGATTGTGCGGACAGGATCCGGCGCAGTTTTTCGAGTGGGTGAAGTACCGCTCGCACCTCTCGCGCGGGGTGACCTCGGGCACCATGCTGCAGGACGAGGCCTATCACTTCCTGCGCATCGGCACCTTTCTGGAGCGCGCGGACAACACCGCCCGCCTGCTCGACGTGAAATTCCACGCCCTGCAGTCCGACTTCTACGGCTCGTCGGGCGGGCGCCTGCAGGAGCACGACTTCTATCACTGGTCGGGCGTGCTGCGCTCGGTCTCCGGTTTCGAGGTCTATCGCAAGGTGTACCGCGACGTCATCACCCCCGAGCGCGTGGCCGGGCTGCTCATCCTGCGGCCCGACATGCCGCGCTCACTGACCGCCTGCATGACGGCGGTGAACAACCACCTGCAGGCCGTGGCCAACCCGCAGTCGCGCGAGACGCTGCGCCGCGCCGGGCTGCTCAACGCCCAGCTGCAGTTCGGCCGGCTCGACGACATCATGGCCACCGGGCTGCATGCCTATCTCACCCACTTCCTGGAGCGCATCAACGATCTGGGCGTGGGCATCAGCCAGGATTTTCTCGCCGCCTGA
- a CDS encoding DUF2126 domain-containing protein produces the protein MSIHVALTHTTTYRFDRPVGLSPHVVRLRPAPHCRTPVLSYSQRVEPGQHFINWQQDPFSNYLARLTFPEKTTLLQITVDLVAEMSVYNPFDFFLEPEAERFPFTYAPDLKAELAPYLAADARTPRLTALLKSLDLTPRRTIDFLVDVNQRLQHDIGYTIRMEPGVQTPEQTLERACGSCRDTGWLMVQVLRHLGLAARFVSGYLIQLAPDVKALDGPSGAETDFTDLHAWCEVFLPGAGWIGLDPTSGLLAGEGHIPLACTPQPSGAAPVEGMIDECEVAFSHHMAVARIYESPRVTKPYTDAQWQAVLTLGEVVDQQLKNGDVRLTQGGEPTFVATTDRDAPEWNTDAQGPTKRGYAGELIDKLIHRYGPGGFLHFGQGKWYPGEQLPRWALSAIWRRDGQPCWHDPALFADERQGGTATALDAHTFMLALVDTLGVDPAHVQTGFEDTWYYLWRERRLPVNVDPFDSRIDDELERARLRKVFDQGLKTPTGYALPIRREPGSAQLSGPRWISGPWFFRDERMYLFPGDSAMGWRLPLDSLPWATEGERASDWPQDPFAPRSGLPDAVGLRRQYGPMHRIGGGYAEGGTVGVQNQDVAAPLWGKDAGRASAALSSGDGQRMRPGDGRQPDRFESGGWTLRTALCVEARGGMLYVFMPPLTSADDYLDLLAAIETTAQRLRVKLVLEGYPPPRDPRLNLLQVTPDPGVIEVNIHPAHNWAELVDHTEFLYQAAFETRLGAEKFMLDGRHTGTGGGNHIVLGGATPADSPFLRRPDLLASLIAYWHNHPSLSYLFSGLFIGPTSQAPRVDEARDDQVYELEIALAALRASSGGGERREPGGAYLPPWFVDRTLRNILIDVTGNTHRAEFCIDKLYSPDGATGRLGLLELRAFEMPPHARMSVVQQLLLRALIARFWQAPYTQGLQRWGTALHDRFLLPTFIALDFEDVLTELREAGFDFDPQWFAPHHTFRFPLLGDFAARGMKLELRMALEPWHVMGEEGAAGGTVRYVDSSLERVEVKISGLTDSRHVLTVNGQAVPLQPTGRSGEFVCGVRYRAWRPPSALHPGIGVHAPLTFDLVDTWMQRSLGGCQYHVEHPGGSNPSTFPINSYEAESRRLSRFFRMGHTPGRMRVTPAHPSQEFPLTLDLRTLT, from the coding sequence ATGTCCATCCACGTCGCGCTCACGCACACCACCACCTACCGCTTCGATCGCCCGGTAGGACTTTCCCCGCACGTCGTGCGCCTGCGTCCGGCGCCGCATTGCCGCACGCCCGTGCTGTCGTACAGCCAGCGCGTCGAGCCGGGCCAGCATTTCATCAACTGGCAGCAGGATCCGTTCTCCAACTACCTCGCGCGCCTGACCTTTCCCGAGAAGACCACGCTGCTGCAGATCACGGTCGATCTCGTGGCCGAAATGTCGGTCTACAACCCTTTCGACTTCTTTCTCGAACCCGAGGCCGAGCGCTTCCCCTTCACCTACGCGCCCGATCTCAAGGCCGAACTCGCCCCCTACCTGGCCGCCGACGCGCGCACCCCGCGCCTGACCGCCCTGCTCAAAAGCCTCGACCTCACCCCGCGCCGCACCATCGACTTTCTGGTGGACGTCAACCAGCGACTGCAGCACGACATCGGCTACACCATCCGCATGGAGCCCGGCGTGCAGACGCCCGAGCAGACGCTCGAACGCGCCTGCGGCTCCTGCCGCGACACCGGCTGGCTCATGGTGCAGGTATTGCGTCACCTCGGGCTGGCCGCGCGCTTCGTCTCCGGCTACCTGATCCAGCTCGCACCGGACGTCAAGGCGCTCGACGGCCCCAGCGGAGCCGAGACCGATTTCACCGACTTGCACGCCTGGTGCGAAGTCTTTCTTCCCGGCGCCGGATGGATCGGCCTCGATCCCACCTCGGGTCTGCTCGCAGGCGAAGGCCACATTCCGCTGGCCTGCACGCCGCAGCCCTCGGGCGCGGCGCCGGTCGAGGGCATGATCGACGAATGCGAGGTGGCGTTCAGCCATCACATGGCCGTGGCCCGCATCTACGAATCGCCCCGCGTCACCAAGCCCTACACCGATGCCCAGTGGCAGGCCGTGCTCACCCTGGGCGAAGTCGTCGATCAGCAACTAAAGAACGGCGACGTGCGCCTCACCCAGGGCGGCGAGCCCACCTTCGTCGCCACCACCGACCGCGACGCGCCCGAATGGAACACGGACGCCCAAGGCCCGACCAAGCGCGGCTATGCCGGGGAACTCATCGACAAGCTCATCCATCGCTACGGCCCGGGCGGATTTCTGCATTTCGGCCAGGGCAAGTGGTACCCCGGCGAACAACTGCCGCGCTGGGCGCTGTCGGCCATCTGGCGCCGCGATGGCCAGCCGTGCTGGCACGATCCCGCCCTGTTCGCCGACGAGCGCCAGGGCGGCACCGCCACCGCCCTCGACGCCCACACCTTCATGCTGGCCCTGGTCGATACCCTCGGGGTCGACCCCGCCCATGTGCAGACCGGCTTCGAGGACACCTGGTATTACCTGTGGCGCGAGCGTCGGCTGCCGGTCAACGTCGATCCCTTCGACTCGCGGATCGACGACGAGCTCGAGCGCGCCCGCCTGCGCAAGGTGTTCGACCAGGGCCTGAAGACGCCCACCGGCTACGCCCTGCCGATCCGGCGTGAACCGGGATCTGCTCAGCTCAGCGGCCCGCGCTGGATCTCCGGGCCGTGGTTCTTCCGCGACGAGCGCATGTATCTGTTTCCTGGCGATTCGGCCATGGGCTGGCGCCTGCCGCTCGACTCGCTGCCCTGGGCCACCGAGGGGGAGCGCGCCTCCGACTGGCCGCAAGACCCCTTCGCCCCGCGCAGCGGCCTGCCCGACGCCGTCGGCCTGCGACGGCAGTACGGCCCGATGCACCGGATTGGGGGCGGCTATGCCGAGGGCGGCACCGTGGGCGTGCAAAACCAGGACGTCGCCGCACCACTGTGGGGCAAGGATGCGGGCCGCGCCTCCGCGGCGCTGTCCAGCGGCGACGGCCAGCGCATGCGGCCCGGCGACGGTCGCCAGCCCGATCGCTTCGAGTCAGGCGGCTGGACCTTGCGCACCGCGCTGTGCGTGGAGGCGCGCGGCGGCATGCTGTACGTCTTCATGCCGCCGCTCACCTCGGCGGACGACTATCTCGATCTGCTCGCCGCCATCGAGACCACGGCGCAGCGCCTGCGGGTCAAGCTCGTGCTCGAGGGTTACCCGCCGCCGCGCGACCCGCGCCTGAACCTGCTGCAGGTTACGCCCGACCCAGGTGTCATCGAGGTGAACATCCACCCGGCGCACAACTGGGCCGAGCTGGTCGACCACACCGAATTCCTCTACCAGGCCGCGTTCGAGACCCGGCTGGGTGCCGAGAAATTCATGCTCGACGGACGCCACACCGGCACCGGCGGCGGCAACCACATCGTGCTCGGCGGGGCGACGCCTGCCGACAGCCCCTTCCTGCGCCGCCCCGATCTGCTGGCCAGCCTGATCGCCTACTGGCACAACCACCCCAGCCTGAGCTATCTGTTTTCCGGCCTGTTCATTGGCCCGACCAGCCAGGCGCCGCGGGTGGACGAAGCGCGCGACGACCAGGTCTACGAACTCGAAATCGCCCTCGCGGCGCTGCGCGCCTCCTCGGGGGGCGGCGAACGCCGCGAGCCTGGGGGTGCCTATCTGCCTCCCTGGTTTGTCGACCGCACCCTGCGCAACATCCTGATCGACGTCACCGGCAACACCCACCGCGCCGAGTTCTGCATCGACAAGCTCTACAGCCCCGACGGCGCCACCGGCCGCCTCGGCCTGCTGGAGCTGCGCGCCTTCGAGATGCCGCCGCACGCCCGCATGAGCGTGGTGCAGCAACTACTGTTGCGCGCGCTGATCGCCCGCTTCTGGCAGGCCCCTTACACCCAGGGCCTGCAGCGCTGGGGCACGGCGCTGCACGACCGCTTCCTGCTGCCCACCTTCATCGCCCTCGACTTCGAGGACGTGCTCACCGAACTGCGCGAGGCCGGATTCGACTTCGACCCGCAGTGGTTCGCGCCCCACCACACCTTCCGCTTCCCGCTGCTGGGCGACTTTGCGGCGCGCGGCATGAAGCTGGAGCTGCGCATGGCGCTGGAGCCCTGGCACGTCATGGGCGAAGAAGGCGCGGCGGGCGGCACGGTGCGCTACGTCGATTCGTCGCTGGAGCGGGTGGAAGTGAAGATCAGCGGGCTGACCGACAGCCGCCATGTGCTGACCGTGAACGGGCAGGCGGTGCCGCTGCAGCCGACCGGGCGCAGCGGCGAATTCGTCTGCGGCGTGCGCTACCGCGCCTGGCGGCCGCCTTCGGCACTGCACCCGGGCATCGGCGTGCATGCCCCGCTCACCTTCGATCTGGTGGACACCTGGATGCAGCGCTCGCTCGGCGGCTGCCAGTACCACGTCGAGCATCCGGGCGGCAGCAATCCTTCCACGTTCCCGATCAACTCCTACGAGGCCGAGAGTCGGCGCCTGTCGCGCTTTTTCCGCATGGGTCACACGCCGGGGCGCATGCGGGTCACGCCGGCGCACCCCAGCCAGGAATTCCCCTTGACGCTCGACTTGCGCACGCTGACCTGA